A genomic segment from Flavobacterium sp. 9R encodes:
- the tatA gene encoding twin-arginine translocase TatA/TatE family subunit, with product MGRFGVTEILVILAVVLLLFGGKKIPELMKGLGSGIKEFKNAAKDDQPANSKKEEETKE from the coding sequence ATGGGAAGATTTGGAGTTACAGAAATCCTAGTTATACTAGCAGTTGTTTTATTACTTTTTGGAGGTAAAAAAATTCCAGAATTAATGAAAGGTTTAGGAAGCGGAATTAAAGAATTCAAAAACGCAGCCAAAGACGACCAACCTGCTAATTCGAAAAAAGAAGAAGAGACAAAAGAATAA
- a CDS encoding peptidase yields the protein MKKRLILINEETFEELFSFKLSLLNVFVAGTLGAIFLITSTTLLIAFTPLREYIPGYSSSQLKKEATILALKADSLSQALEKNEAYLKGIQKVLTGKLEHVAFNKDSILAQTQSTISPEALKASEEELSLRKEVAKEEKRGTTKGSFSKK from the coding sequence ATGAAAAAACGGTTGATTCTAATCAATGAAGAAACCTTTGAGGAGTTATTTTCGTTCAAATTGAGTCTTTTGAATGTATTTGTTGCGGGTACTTTGGGTGCTATTTTTTTAATCACAAGCACTACATTACTAATCGCTTTTACTCCGTTACGGGAGTACATTCCGGGATATTCATCTTCTCAGCTTAAAAAAGAAGCTACGATTTTGGCATTAAAAGCCGATTCGTTGAGTCAGGCTTTGGAGAAAAACGAGGCCTATCTCAAGGGTATTCAAAAAGTTTTAACAGGCAAATTAGAACATGTGGCTTTTAATAAAGATTCGATTTTAGCTCAAACTCAATCAACAATTTCTCCTGAAGCCCTCAAAGCTTCGGAAGAAGAATTAAGTTTAAGAAAAGAAGTCGCCAAAGAAGAAAAAAGAGGCACTACTAAGGGTTCATTTAGCAAAAAATAA
- a CDS encoding GH3 auxin-responsive promoter family protein, with protein sequence MSIKAIAAKLFAKKIVRKTQEWAQHPVATQEAVFKKLIKEAKNTQFGKDHHFEKIQSYADFVQNVPIRDYEGLKSYVDCVVNGEENVLWKGKPLYFAKTSGTTSGAKYIPLTKESMPTHIQASRNAIFHYIHETGNADFVDGKMIFLQGSPILTEKNGIKLGRLSGIAAHFVPGYLQKNRMPSWETNCIEDWETKVNAIVEETIKEDMRVISGIPSWVQMYFEKLQQKAQKPVGELFKNFNLFIYGGVNFEPYRAKFENLIGRKVDSIELFPASEGFFAYQDSQKEKGMLLLLNSGIFYEFIKSDAFFTENPKRYTIGEVELGVNYVLIISTNAGLWGYNIGDTVQFTSLKPYRVIVSGRIKHYISAFGEHVIGKEVESALQEAIQGTNIRINEFTVAPQITPKEGLPYHEWFIEFENEPEDEVAFVEAIDQAMRKQNIYYDDLIVGNVLRKVVITKVAKNGFQDYMKSIGKLGGQNKIPRLSNDRKIAAFFENKN encoded by the coding sequence ATGTCAATAAAAGCAATTGCAGCAAAATTATTTGCTAAAAAAATAGTCCGAAAGACACAAGAATGGGCACAGCATCCTGTTGCCACTCAAGAGGCTGTTTTTAAAAAATTGATAAAAGAAGCCAAAAACACTCAATTTGGGAAGGACCATCATTTTGAGAAAATACAATCGTATGCCGATTTTGTTCAAAATGTTCCTATCAGAGATTACGAAGGATTAAAATCGTATGTAGACTGTGTGGTGAATGGAGAAGAAAATGTACTTTGGAAAGGCAAACCACTTTATTTTGCCAAAACCTCGGGAACCACATCGGGTGCAAAGTACATTCCGTTAACCAAAGAGTCGATGCCGACACATATTCAAGCCTCTCGAAACGCCATTTTTCATTACATTCATGAAACTGGCAATGCTGATTTTGTAGATGGAAAAATGATTTTCTTGCAAGGAAGTCCAATTTTAACCGAGAAAAACGGTATCAAATTAGGGAGATTATCGGGCATAGCTGCTCATTTTGTTCCAGGCTATTTGCAAAAAAACAGAATGCCTTCTTGGGAAACCAACTGTATTGAAGATTGGGAAACCAAAGTCAATGCTATTGTGGAAGAGACCATAAAAGAAGACATGCGGGTGATTTCTGGAATTCCGTCTTGGGTACAAATGTATTTCGAAAAATTGCAACAAAAGGCGCAAAAGCCAGTTGGGGAATTGTTCAAAAACTTCAATTTATTCATTTATGGAGGTGTTAATTTTGAACCGTATCGCGCCAAATTCGAGAATTTAATTGGTCGAAAAGTAGATAGCATCGAACTTTTTCCTGCTTCTGAAGGCTTTTTTGCCTACCAAGATTCTCAAAAAGAGAAAGGAATGTTGTTGCTTTTGAATTCAGGAATTTTTTATGAGTTCATCAAAAGTGATGCCTTTTTTACCGAGAATCCAAAGCGTTACACCATAGGCGAAGTCGAATTGGGTGTCAATTATGTATTGATTATTTCGACCAATGCGGGACTTTGGGGCTACAATATTGGTGATACAGTACAGTTTACTTCATTGAAACCTTATCGCGTTATTGTTTCGGGTAGAATCAAACATTACATTTCTGCTTTTGGGGAACATGTGATTGGCAAAGAAGTAGAAAGTGCGTTGCAAGAAGCGATTCAAGGCACTAACATTCGCATCAATGAATTTACGGTGGCTCCGCAAATCACACCAAAAGAAGGATTACCTTATCACGAATGGTTTATTGAATTTGAAAACGAACCAGAGGATGAGGTTGCTTTTGTCGAAGCTATTGACCAAGCGATGCGCAAGCAAAATATCTATTATGACGATTTGATTGTTGGCAACGTTTTGCGAAAAGTAGTCATCACCAAAGTCGCCAAAAACGGTTTCCAAGACTATATGAAATCCATCGGGAAATTGGGTGGGCAAAATAAAATTCCGAGATTGAGTAATGATCGAAAAATTGCTGCCTTTTTTGAAAATAAAAATTAG
- a CDS encoding carboxypeptidase-like regulatory domain-containing protein, translating into MRNKYWFWMLLFAFQFSFSQLKGVVKDSISGQPIPYVNIWVENENIGTTSELDGTFTINATSDKVLVFSALGFASKKIKADKIESVVLKNEAIALHEVIIAPPKHDSEIVIGNYNKGSINHYFACGTSPFIVAKFFPFTKEMEQHSFLKSLLVLTKAEKENAKFVLRFFEVNPDGSPGNDLTAQNIVVPIKKGKKNTSIDLESYKIKVPTNGFFVAVEWLIIEDNRYEYQFTKVNEGSKKFDGIGFDPRVGIIPSEETSTWEYYKGKWRNNNFKNSQTESARYKDKYLELAMKLTLTN; encoded by the coding sequence ATGAGAAATAAGTATTGGTTTTGGATGCTGCTTTTTGCATTTCAATTTAGTTTTTCGCAATTAAAAGGTGTTGTCAAAGATAGTATTTCAGGTCAGCCCATTCCTTATGTAAATATTTGGGTGGAGAATGAAAACATTGGAACCACCTCAGAACTAGATGGCACTTTTACTATCAATGCAACGTCGGATAAAGTATTGGTTTTTTCGGCTTTGGGATTTGCATCCAAAAAGATAAAAGCAGATAAAATTGAAAGTGTTGTTCTCAAAAATGAAGCCATTGCATTGCATGAGGTAATCATTGCACCTCCAAAACACGATTCCGAAATTGTAATTGGAAATTATAATAAGGGATCGATTAATCATTATTTCGCCTGCGGTACTTCTCCTTTTATTGTGGCTAAATTTTTTCCATTTACCAAAGAAATGGAACAGCATTCTTTTCTAAAAAGTTTACTTGTCTTAACAAAAGCGGAAAAAGAAAACGCCAAGTTTGTATTGCGTTTCTTTGAGGTTAATCCAGATGGAAGTCCTGGAAATGATTTGACCGCTCAAAATATTGTAGTTCCTATTAAAAAAGGAAAAAAGAATACTTCAATTGATTTAGAATCTTACAAAATAAAAGTACCTACAAACGGTTTTTTCGTTGCTGTTGAGTGGTTGATCATCGAAGACAATCGTTATGAGTATCAATTTACAAAGGTCAACGAAGGTTCTAAAAAATTTGATGGGATAGGTTTCGATCCTAGAGTAGGGATAATTCCTAGTGAGGAAACATCAACTTGGGAATATTACAAAGGAAAATGGCGAAATAATAATTTTAAAAATTCTCAGACTGAATCAGCTCGTTACAAAGACAAATATTTAGAATTAGCGATGAAATTAACGTTAACCAACTAA
- a CDS encoding O-antigen ligase translates to MKLTAKPLLVPLLYLLILSSFFYYLEAIQSLLMILMSLLLLSVVKFRDFKCTYKNAPFIGSFAIATFYYLLYFNSPSLKLIGESFLLFLAPLFSCYLYEIDAFIKNKQRIQFAYCVSISLLCLYFLGFYAIDIPNHHFDWYLARYNLEMHSKIHGTYMCLWIGIALLFLVDYSLGYKKYSTLLKFALICMFASLLSGLIIYNSRNIILGLVLVSFLLILIVKKQKNAIPFSIKIAIGCSIILVVLFSQRYIDAFRFFSTDSYTNSTRYASWSCSWKLICESHFLGMDYSLIQEKLNQCYEPIDNFELKKFKINSHNQYLDFLLKGGLSLFIAFFSSLFIKIKETLRQQQYLYFSITVLFVISFITENILVRQYGIYIYFVCDLLFLGSIFRHKNHSIHKIEKN, encoded by the coding sequence ATGAAACTAACAGCCAAACCTTTACTAGTCCCTTTGCTATACTTACTTATACTATCTTCCTTTTTTTATTATTTAGAAGCAATTCAATCACTACTTATGATTCTAATGAGTTTGCTTCTATTGTCTGTAGTAAAGTTTCGTGATTTTAAGTGTACTTATAAAAATGCTCCTTTTATAGGTTCGTTTGCTATTGCGACCTTCTACTATTTGCTTTATTTTAATAGTCCTTCATTAAAACTTATAGGAGAAAGTTTTTTGCTGTTCCTTGCTCCTCTATTCAGTTGCTATTTGTATGAAATAGATGCATTTATAAAAAACAAACAGAGGATTCAATTTGCGTATTGTGTCTCCATAAGCTTACTATGCTTATACTTTCTTGGTTTTTATGCCATTGACATTCCTAATCATCATTTCGATTGGTATTTGGCAAGATACAATCTTGAAATGCACAGCAAAATTCACGGCACCTATATGTGTCTTTGGATTGGAATTGCCCTTTTATTTTTAGTAGATTATAGTTTGGGTTATAAAAAATATTCAACTCTTTTAAAGTTTGCCCTTATATGTATGTTTGCATCTTTACTTTCTGGATTAATCATTTACAATTCTCGGAATATTATTTTAGGATTAGTACTCGTTTCTTTTCTTCTTATTCTAATTGTTAAAAAACAAAAAAATGCTATTCCTTTTTCAATCAAAATTGCCATTGGATGCAGTATTATATTGGTTGTTTTATTTTCTCAAAGATATATTGATGCCTTTCGTTTTTTTAGCACTGATTCTTATACAAATTCAACTCGTTATGCTAGTTGGTCATGCAGTTGGAAATTAATTTGTGAGTCTCATTTCTTAGGAATGGATTATAGTTTAATTCAAGAAAAATTAAATCAATGTTATGAGCCTATTGATAACTTTGAATTAAAAAAATTTAAAATAAACTCCCACAATCAATATTTAGATTTTTTACTAAAAGGTGGTTTAAGTTTATTTATTGCCTTTTTTTCTTCATTATTCATTAAAATAAAAGAAACACTACGACAGCAACAATATCTTTATTTTTCAATAACTGTGTTGTTTGTAATTTCATTTATTACAGAAAATATTTTGGTTAGACAATACGGTATCTATATATATTTTGTTTGTGACCTTTTGTTTTTAGGCAGTATTTTTAGGCATAAAAATCATAGTATTCACAAAATAGAAAAAAACTAA
- a CDS encoding oligosaccharide flippase family protein, which yields MFKNISLSFGINIVNLLFPLFLIPFYIKTFGIENYGLIAISMALINLISVIYDYSWYAFAPIEIKKIGDNSNFLNQYISKVITTKVYIFIPTLLFLGAFVFFFEDLKNQIVFSLSLLIFLFSRSQNNLCFFIGMNKVNIYFIINTVVKITCIVLIIVTLSKQEDYQYVFYYLGITDILLFLLSTLYLIIKCRFRYKVSNLSEVYNELKLGFKLFLTNVTICALLNSSTLILGLFLDNATVGIYNVAEKIIMLCKQSISVLFQGVYYKACSIGIANTTRLNRFLKFIFIFYLVIYGLGTIFILFIPSQLIQIFSYTATAESSKYLIMLAPLPLIAALNQSAYISLILHHKKNSYFYSHLFGLLLNILLATVLCYFFAVYGIIIALILTEVFITLYLNFSIIHDKKLNFFKPQID from the coding sequence GTGTTTAAAAATATTTCTCTGAGTTTTGGAATTAATATAGTCAATTTATTGTTTCCCCTTTTTTTAATTCCCTTTTACATCAAAACATTTGGAATTGAAAACTATGGGTTAATTGCCATTTCTATGGCGTTAATCAATTTGATATCTGTCATTTATGACTATTCCTGGTATGCTTTTGCACCAATTGAAATAAAGAAAATTGGTGATAATAGTAACTTTTTAAATCAGTATATTTCTAAAGTCATTACTACAAAAGTTTATATTTTTATCCCAACACTTTTATTTTTAGGAGCATTTGTTTTCTTTTTTGAAGATTTGAAAAACCAAATCGTATTTTCATTATCACTCTTGATTTTCTTGTTTTCCAGATCACAAAACAATCTTTGTTTCTTTATTGGCATGAATAAAGTAAACATTTATTTTATAATTAATACAGTAGTTAAAATTACTTGTATTGTATTAATTATTGTAACCTTAAGTAAACAAGAAGATTACCAATATGTTTTCTATTATTTAGGAATAACGGACATCTTACTATTTCTTTTATCAACCTTATATTTGATTATTAAATGTCGCTTTCGTTATAAAGTTTCGAACTTATCTGAGGTATATAATGAACTAAAGCTAGGTTTTAAATTATTCCTGACAAATGTAACGATTTGTGCTTTACTCAATTCAAGTACATTAATCCTTGGCTTGTTTTTAGACAATGCAACAGTGGGAATTTACAATGTTGCAGAAAAAATAATTATGCTTTGCAAACAATCAATAAGTGTTTTATTTCAGGGGGTCTACTATAAAGCTTGTTCCATTGGTATTGCTAATACTACACGACTTAACAGGTTTCTAAAATTCATTTTTATTTTTTACTTGGTTATCTATGGTTTGGGCACCATATTCATACTTTTTATTCCTTCGCAACTTATTCAAATTTTTAGTTACACCGCAACGGCAGAATCTAGCAAATACTTAATCATGCTTGCTCCATTACCCTTGATTGCAGCCTTGAATCAATCTGCCTATATAAGTTTGATTCTCCATCATAAGAAAAACAGCTATTTTTACTCCCATTTATTTGGCTTACTTCTTAATATTCTTTTAGCTACTGTGCTGTGCTATTTTTTTGCTGTATATGGAATTATAATTGCGTTGATTCTGACAGAAGTATTTATAACTCTTTATCTTAATTTTTCAATAATTCACGATAAAAAGTTGAATTTTTTTAAACCTCAAATAGACTAG
- a CDS encoding glycosyltransferase — MEKSENKNFLMHKIKEGYSIAIPAYGRPKEYEELLQSILDMNRMPDEVVICEDFSKERSVITQITNQFKPLFELKNVILTYVENEENLGYDANIRKLIDIALYKWVILIGNDDLFLKSGLEEIHSFCQRNNSVAMISRPFVRFEKDINKPLGISRILSEETIIKKGDSPKLIFRACGFVGGLVINKIWAKELATDKYDGTLYYQIYLAAHAFCTNGIGYLSMPSVAGRAGNPPLFGDSDKDGKTHISGAYSAKGRASMWKGVIDISNDVERFYNVKIAQELRNELMIRQSFHIFEMNVGVTKKILFELKTELEKLSLFNHWFPKLLYFINLNFGKNAYYFYYFARKIFQ, encoded by the coding sequence TTGGAAAAATCAGAAAACAAGAACTTTTTAATGCACAAAATAAAAGAAGGATACAGCATTGCCATTCCAGCTTATGGGAGACCTAAAGAATATGAAGAATTATTGCAGTCCATTCTTGATATGAATCGAATGCCAGATGAAGTTGTTATATGTGAAGATTTTTCAAAAGAGCGATCAGTAATTACTCAAATAACCAATCAGTTTAAGCCCTTATTTGAATTAAAAAACGTTATTCTGACTTATGTTGAAAATGAAGAAAACCTTGGGTATGATGCTAATATTAGAAAATTAATTGATATAGCACTTTATAAATGGGTTATCCTTATTGGTAATGATGATTTGTTTCTAAAAAGTGGATTAGAAGAGATTCATTCTTTTTGTCAGCGAAACAATTCTGTTGCAATGATTTCAAGACCTTTTGTGCGTTTTGAAAAAGACATAAATAAACCCTTAGGAATTTCTAGAATTTTGTCAGAAGAAACAATTATTAAGAAAGGTGATTCTCCTAAATTAATATTTAGAGCCTGTGGGTTTGTTGGCGGATTAGTGATTAATAAAATTTGGGCTAAAGAGTTGGCAACTGATAAATACGATGGCACGCTTTATTATCAAATTTATCTTGCTGCTCATGCCTTTTGCACAAATGGAATAGGATATTTGTCTATGCCTTCTGTAGCGGGAAGAGCAGGAAATCCACCACTTTTTGGGGATTCAGATAAGGATGGGAAAACACATATTTCAGGAGCATATTCTGCCAAAGGTAGAGCATCAATGTGGAAAGGAGTAATAGATATAAGTAATGATGTCGAAAGATTTTATAACGTAAAAATAGCTCAAGAGTTAAGAAATGAGTTAATGATCCGACAGTCGTTTCATATTTTTGAAATGAATGTGGGAGTAACCAAAAAAATCTTATTTGAACTTAAGACAGAATTAGAAAAACTGAGCCTATTCAATCACTGGTTTCCTAAACTTCTGTATTTTATAAATCTAAATTTTGGTAAAAACGCGTATTACTTTTATTACTTTGCACGAAAAATTTTCCAATAA
- a CDS encoding glycosyltransferase gives MKKALINDWYYVNGGAEKVIHSLNQIWDDFDHFALIDFLNENDRTFILNGKKAKTTFIQNLPTVKSNHRKFLQLFPLAIQQFNLREYEIILSSSSSIAKGVRTTKNQLHICYCHSPMRYAWDLQEQYLDDAGLKGLKRAYAIFVLNKIKKWDIANSHNVSFFIANSKCIAQRIKAIYNREATVIYPPVDVDFFSLETQKEAYYFTASRMVSYKKTQLIVETFNELPHLQLIVAGDGPEFQKIQKIAKSNIQLVGFVDAILLKKYMQKAKGFVFAAEEDFGIIPVEAQACGTPVIAFGKGGALETVLEDKTGTFFKEQTIKSVKEAILHFETISFDPNVIRQHALQFSKERFEREIKSFVEEKYKEHSTSNK, from the coding sequence ATGAAAAAAGCATTAATTAACGATTGGTATTATGTAAACGGAGGTGCAGAAAAAGTAATCCATTCCTTGAATCAAATATGGGATGATTTTGATCATTTTGCATTAATCGATTTTCTGAATGAAAACGACAGAACTTTTATTTTAAATGGGAAAAAGGCAAAAACAACCTTTATTCAAAATTTACCAACAGTTAAGTCCAATCACCGAAAGTTTTTACAACTTTTCCCCTTAGCTATTCAACAATTTAATTTGAGGGAATACGAAATAATATTGAGCTCATCGTCTTCAATTGCAAAAGGAGTTCGTACTACCAAAAATCAGTTGCACATTTGTTATTGTCATTCCCCTATGCGTTATGCTTGGGATTTACAAGAGCAGTATTTGGACGATGCTGGGTTGAAAGGACTAAAAAGAGCGTATGCAATATTTGTTCTGAATAAAATTAAAAAATGGGACATTGCTAATTCCCACAACGTAAGTTTTTTTATTGCCAATTCTAAATGTATCGCCCAACGAATAAAAGCGATTTATAACCGAGAAGCAACAGTTATTTACCCTCCTGTAGATGTTGATTTTTTTAGTTTAGAAACTCAAAAAGAAGCGTATTATTTTACCGCCTCACGAATGGTTTCCTATAAAAAAACACAATTAATTGTTGAGACTTTTAATGAATTACCACACTTACAATTAATTGTAGCTGGCGATGGACCAGAGTTTCAAAAAATACAAAAAATAGCCAAAAGTAACATTCAACTTGTTGGATTTGTGGATGCCATACTTTTAAAAAAGTACATGCAAAAAGCCAAAGGATTTGTTTTTGCAGCAGAAGAAGACTTTGGAATTATTCCCGTAGAAGCTCAAGCTTGTGGAACTCCTGTTATTGCTTTTGGTAAAGGAGGCGCTCTCGAAACGGTACTTGAAGATAAAACGGGAACTTTTTTTAAGGAACAAACCATTAAAAGTGTTAAAGAAGCTATCTTACATTTCGAAACAATATCTTTTGATCCAAATGTAATTCGACAACATGCTTTGCAATTTTCTAAAGAAAGATTTGAAAGAGAAATTAAATCTTTTGTGGAAGAAAAATATAAAGAACATAGCACTTCAAACAAGTAA
- a CDS encoding UDP-glucuronic acid decarboxylase family protein produces MKRILITGAAGFLGSHLCDRFIKEGYHVIGMDNLITGDLKNIEHLFKLEHFEFYHHDITKFVHIPGKLDYILHFASPASPIDYLKIPIQTLKVGSLGTHNLLGLARVKKARILIASTSEVYGDPLVHPQTEEYYGNVNTIGPRGVYDEAKRFQESITMAYHTFHGVETRIVRIFNTYGPRMRLNDGRVIPAFIGQAIRGEDLTIFGDGMQTRSFCYVDDQVEGIFRLLHSDYAYPVNIGNPDEITIKDFAEEIIKLTGTSQKVVYHPLPINDPLQRQPDTTKAKELLGWEAKVNRAEGMKITYDYFKSLSKEELSKEEHKDFSKYIF; encoded by the coding sequence ATGAAAAGAATACTTATCACTGGAGCTGCAGGATTTTTGGGATCGCATTTGTGTGATCGTTTTATTAAGGAAGGATACCACGTAATTGGGATGGATAACTTGATTACTGGAGATTTAAAAAATATCGAGCATTTATTTAAATTAGAACATTTTGAGTTTTACCATCATGATATTACCAAGTTTGTGCATATTCCAGGAAAGTTAGATTATATTTTGCATTTTGCATCACCAGCGAGTCCTATTGATTATTTAAAAATTCCAATTCAAACCCTAAAAGTTGGGTCATTAGGCACTCATAATTTATTGGGTTTGGCGAGAGTTAAAAAAGCCCGAATTCTTATCGCATCCACTTCAGAGGTATATGGAGATCCATTAGTTCATCCACAAACGGAGGAATATTATGGAAATGTCAATACCATTGGACCTCGTGGGGTGTATGATGAAGCGAAACGTTTTCAGGAATCGATTACGATGGCGTACCACACTTTTCACGGAGTAGAAACCAGAATTGTTAGAATATTTAATACCTATGGACCAAGAATGCGTCTCAATGATGGTCGTGTAATTCCAGCATTTATTGGACAAGCCATTCGTGGCGAAGACTTGACTATTTTTGGAGATGGGATGCAAACGCGTTCTTTTTGTTATGTAGACGACCAAGTAGAAGGCATTTTTCGATTGTTGCATTCGGATTATGCATATCCTGTAAATATTGGTAACCCAGACGAAATTACGATTAAAGATTTTGCCGAAGAAATCATCAAGCTAACGGGCACTTCTCAAAAAGTGGTGTACCATCCATTACCAATAAATGATCCTTTGCAGCGTCAACCAGATACTACCAAAGCCAAAGAATTATTGGGTTGGGAGGCCAAAGTGAATCGTGCAGAAGGAATGAAAATTACCTATGATTATTTTAAATCGCTATCCAAAGAAGAGTTGTCTAAGGAAGAACATAAGGATTTTTCGAAGTATATTTTTTAA